One genomic region from Pyrobaculum islandicum DSM 4184 encodes:
- the acs gene encoding acetate--CoA ligase: MHQVLKEELPFNEYVINERWKSRLIDINAYKALHTKSLEQLEEFWASIARELEWFKPWDKVLDASNPPFYKWFVGGKLNLSYLALDRHVKTWRKNKLAIEWEGEPVDENGNPTEQRKLTYFDLYREVNRAAYMLKHNFGIRKGDRITLYMPMIPELPIVMLAAWRIGAVTSVVFSGFSAEALAERINDSQSRIVVTVDGFWRRGKVIRLKEIVDQALEKVGTVENVIVYRRLGLKDVPMTEGRDYWWHKVMEGIKANAYVEPEPLESEHPSFILYTSGTTGKPKGIVHDTGGWAVHVYATMKWVFDLREEDIYWCTADIGWVTGHSYVVLGPLMIGATQVIYEGAPDYPQPDRWWAIIERYGVTILYTSPTAIRMFMRYGEEWPRRHDLSTLRIIHSVGEPINPEAWRWAYKVLGNENVAMASTWWMTETGGIVISHTPGLYLIPMKPGTNGLPLPGFDVDVFDDNGKPAPPGVRGYLVIKRPWPGMLHGIWGDPDRYIKTYWSKFPGVFYAGDYAIKDQDGYIWVLGRADEVIKVAGHRLGTYELESALVSHPTVAEAAVVGVPDPIKGEVPIAFVVLKQGVMPSDELRKELRDHVRKTIGPVAEPAHIFFVTKLPKTRSGKIMRRLLKAVATGAPLGDTTTLEDETSVEEAKKAYEELRREIARG; this comes from the coding sequence ATGCACCAAGTGTTGAAAGAAGAATTGCCATTCAACGAATATGTAATAAATGAGAGGTGGAAGAGCAGATTAATAGACATAAATGCGTATAAAGCTCTTCATACAAAATCGCTTGAACAGCTAGAGGAATTCTGGGCATCTATAGCTAGAGAACTGGAGTGGTTCAAGCCCTGGGACAAAGTGCTTGATGCTTCAAACCCGCCGTTTTATAAGTGGTTTGTAGGCGGGAAATTAAATCTCTCTTACTTGGCCTTAGATAGACATGTAAAAACATGGCGTAAAAACAAGTTAGCTATTGAATGGGAGGGAGAGCCTGTTGACGAAAATGGGAACCCTACAGAACAACGTAAATTGACATATTTTGATCTCTATAGAGAGGTAAATAGAGCGGCTTATATGTTAAAACACAACTTTGGAATTAGAAAGGGCGATCGTATTACGCTGTATATGCCGATGATTCCAGAGCTCCCCATTGTAATGCTCGCCGCCTGGAGAATAGGCGCTGTCACAAGCGTCGTATTTTCAGGATTCTCTGCCGAGGCTTTGGCAGAGAGAATAAACGATTCACAATCTAGAATTGTAGTAACAGTAGACGGCTTCTGGAGACGTGGAAAGGTGATAAGACTAAAGGAAATAGTTGACCAAGCCTTAGAAAAGGTAGGTACCGTAGAAAACGTCATTGTATATAGGAGACTTGGCTTAAAAGATGTGCCAATGACAGAGGGTAGAGACTACTGGTGGCATAAGGTAATGGAGGGTATAAAAGCCAACGCATATGTTGAGCCAGAGCCTTTAGAAAGTGAACACCCCTCGTTTATTTTATACACATCCGGAACAACAGGAAAGCCGAAGGGCATAGTCCACGACACTGGCGGTTGGGCGGTACATGTATATGCAACAATGAAGTGGGTATTTGACCTAAGAGAAGAAGATATCTACTGGTGTACTGCAGATATCGGGTGGGTCACAGGCCATTCCTACGTTGTGCTAGGGCCGTTAATGATAGGCGCTACTCAGGTCATATATGAAGGCGCTCCCGATTATCCACAGCCAGACCGCTGGTGGGCTATAATAGAGAGATACGGCGTGACGATACTCTACACGTCGCCAACCGCCATACGTATGTTCATGCGCTACGGCGAGGAATGGCCCAGGCGCCACGACTTATCGACCCTGAGGATTATACACTCGGTTGGCGAGCCCATAAACCCCGAGGCCTGGCGGTGGGCCTACAAGGTGCTCGGCAACGAAAACGTGGCCATGGCCTCCACATGGTGGATGACGGAGACAGGCGGTATTGTTATATCTCACACACCCGGCCTCTATTTAATACCCATGAAGCCCGGCACCAACGGTCTGCCACTCCCCGGCTTCGACGTAGATGTGTTTGACGACAACGGCAAGCCGGCGCCCCCAGGCGTGAGAGGGTACCTCGTCATAAAGAGGCCGTGGCCTGGCATGCTCCACGGCATATGGGGCGACCCCGATCGCTACATAAAGACCTACTGGTCTAAGTTTCCCGGCGTCTTCTACGCAGGCGACTACGCAATAAAAGACCAAGACGGCTACATTTGGGTCCTCGGCAGGGCAGACGAGGTGATAAAAGTCGCCGGCCACCGTCTCGGCACATACGAGCTCGAGTCCGCCCTGGTGTCGCACCCCACAGTGGCTGAGGCAGCTGTGGTGGGCGTGCCCGACCCCATCAAGGGCGAGGTGCCCATAGCTTTCGTAGTGCTGAAGCAAGGCGTAATGCCTAGCGACGAGCTAAGGAAAGAGCTTAGAGACCACGTGAGGAAGACCATAGGCCCCGTGGCGGAGCCTGCCCACATATTCTTTGTGACGAAGCTCCCCAAGACCCGCTCAGGTAAGATAATGCGCCGCCTCCTAAAGGCAGTCGCCACAGGCGCGCCACTGGGAGACACCACTACCTTGGAGGACGAGACGTCTGTTGAGGAGGCAAAGAAGGCCTATGAAGAGCTGAGGAGAGAGATCGCTAGAGGATGA
- a CDS encoding homoserine dehydrogenase, translating into MILLFGFGGVGRTYAELLYERTDVRIVAVFDSGGGTLKKGGFTSAEIKKLLNAPRGKVSQVFGKPASIDEALEEAEVVVDVSPPNYVTGQPAVDLYRKALASGKAVVTANKAPLALYFDEFEGKPIYYKATVMAGTPLLDLISGLLPQKVLKIRAILNGSTNYILTRVYKDGISDQEALEEAKKMGILEPDPALDLGGLDVAAKLTIILNTLGISTRLSDVNRKPLAFLGPITKYLAIWESGKAVVEPVRLSPDDLLARVDYTFNAVEITTEVNTIFISGKGAGRRETAFVLINDTLKALKKS; encoded by the coding sequence ATGATCCTATTGTTTGGATTCGGAGGGGTCGGTAGGACATATGCAGAACTGCTCTATGAACGAACTGACGTAAGAATTGTGGCTGTGTTTGACAGCGGAGGCGGGACGTTGAAAAAAGGCGGTTTTACGTCTGCTGAGATAAAGAAACTGCTCAACGCGCCGAGAGGAAAAGTTTCACAAGTTTTTGGAAAACCAGCTTCTATAGACGAAGCGCTTGAAGAGGCCGAAGTAGTTGTTGACGTCTCTCCGCCAAATTACGTCACTGGACAGCCCGCCGTGGATCTTTACCGGAAGGCTCTCGCCTCTGGAAAAGCCGTAGTTACAGCTAACAAAGCCCCCTTGGCGTTGTATTTCGACGAGTTTGAAGGGAAGCCCATATATTATAAGGCAACAGTCATGGCGGGAACCCCCCTCCTCGATTTAATTTCCGGCCTATTGCCTCAGAAGGTGTTAAAAATCAGAGCTATTTTAAACGGCAGCACTAACTATATATTGACAAGAGTATATAAAGACGGGATTTCAGACCAAGAAGCGCTGGAAGAGGCTAAGAAGATGGGTATCCTAGAGCCAGACCCAGCCTTAGACCTCGGCGGGCTTGACGTAGCGGCTAAACTTACGATAATCCTAAATACATTAGGCATCTCGACTAGACTAAGTGATGTAAATAGAAAGCCTTTGGCATTTCTAGGGCCTATAACAAAGTACTTAGCCATATGGGAGAGTGGAAAAGCTGTTGTAGAGCCAGTGAGATTAAGCCCTGACGACCTTTTAGCTAGAGTAGATTATACTTTTAACGCTGTAGAGATTACAACAGAGGTAAATACGATATTTATCTCTGGCAAGGGGGCGGGGAGGAGAGAGACGGCATTTGTCTTAATAAATGACACACTTAAAGCTTTGAAAAAATCATAA
- the asd gene encoding aspartate-semialdehyde dehydrogenase, translating to MDRLKVYILGATGLVGQRYVQLLAKHPWFEIVGLAASEKNAGKTLAQTGWVLEEPPPPHIAEMKIERLDVEKIPRVDFVFSALPSEVAAKVEPQLATRGHMVLSNASNMRMDPDVPLVVPEINPEDVSLLERQRVERGWSGGVVKKPNCTTTILNLPLKPILDEWGIERIHVVTMQALSGAGYSGVPSVAIVDNLIPYIRGEEEKVAAETKKILKTDFEIYVTTTRVPILDGHTEVVYVDTRKDFDPTAVADALAKFKGLPQELKLPTAPERPIEVRPQIDRPQPRLDRWAGGGMAVVVGRIRKLAPRKLAFVVLGHNTVRGAAGNSILTAELLVKMR from the coding sequence ATGGACCGCTTAAAGGTATATATTTTGGGTGCAACAGGTCTAGTGGGACAAAGGTATGTACAACTATTGGCTAAACACCCTTGGTTTGAAATTGTTGGCCTAGCGGCTTCGGAAAAAAACGCAGGCAAAACCCTGGCGCAGACCGGGTGGGTGTTAGAAGAGCCGCCGCCTCCCCACATCGCCGAGATGAAAATAGAGAGATTAGACGTAGAAAAGATACCACGTGTCGATTTTGTATTCTCGGCGTTGCCAAGCGAAGTAGCCGCTAAAGTAGAGCCGCAACTCGCCACCAGAGGGCACATGGTATTATCAAACGCCAGCAACATGCGTATGGATCCCGACGTGCCGTTAGTAGTACCTGAGATAAACCCCGAGGACGTATCTCTCCTAGAGAGACAGAGGGTTGAGAGAGGCTGGAGCGGCGGCGTGGTGAAGAAACCCAACTGTACAACCACCATACTCAACCTCCCCCTAAAGCCTATTCTAGACGAGTGGGGCATAGAGAGAATACACGTAGTGACTATGCAAGCTCTCAGCGGCGCAGGATACAGCGGAGTGCCCAGCGTGGCGATAGTAGATAACCTAATACCATATATAAGAGGCGAGGAAGAGAAAGTCGCAGCAGAGACCAAGAAGATACTCAAGACAGATTTCGAGATATATGTAACTACTACGCGCGTCCCCATTTTAGACGGCCATACCGAGGTGGTGTATGTAGATACAAGAAAAGATTTTGACCCAACTGCGGTGGCCGACGCTCTTGCCAAATTCAAGGGGCTCCCCCAGGAACTTAAGCTACCCACAGCCCCCGAGAGACCTATAGAGGTGAGACCTCAGATAGACAGACCACAGCCGCGGTTAGACCGGTGGGCTGGCGGCGGCATGGCGGTCGTGGTTGGGAGAATTAGGAAGTTGGCTCCGCGAAAACTTGCGTTTGTTGTACTAGGCCATAACACAGTGAGGGGGGCCGCCGGCAACTCTATATTGACGGCAGAGCTTTTGGTAAAAATGCGATAA
- a CDS encoding aspartate kinase, which yields MKPVVKIGGSLLRTAGDFLKAAEFISLFKEPPVVVVSAIKGVTDMLLELEKTRSYLLYEEILHKHLAVARLLGVEEKITPMLKELEEALKLPRAEWTADYFASFGERLSATILYAVCEKKGIPAKLFIAPIRTNSRFGNAEPLQLEQKEEIADGNTVAVVTGFIGRDGEGRYTTVGRGGSDYTATYIGKEIGARKVSLVTDAPGVMTADPKEVEDAEVLPLMSIQEAIEAAKAGAKNFHPRTFIPVIEADMSVEVRSYNSRGTLISNIYSPPPYKIVIRCGQGSCVIGLAAYELTKLGGVPLGAYSIKIDIPPRQAHEYLIKPYIKHIKSYIWTA from the coding sequence ATGAAGCCAGTTGTAAAAATTGGGGGCTCGTTATTAAGAACAGCCGGAGACTTCCTTAAAGCTGCCGAGTTTATCTCTCTGTTTAAAGAACCCCCCGTCGTCGTCGTATCGGCAATAAAGGGAGTCACAGACATGTTACTAGAGTTGGAAAAGACCAGAAGTTACCTACTCTATGAGGAGATTCTACATAAACATCTGGCGGTTGCTAGACTTTTGGGCGTAGAGGAGAAAATTACGCCGATGTTAAAAGAGCTGGAAGAGGCGCTTAAGCTACCCCGGGCTGAGTGGACAGCTGACTATTTCGCGTCGTTTGGAGAAAGACTCTCGGCAACAATACTATATGCAGTATGTGAAAAGAAGGGGATCCCAGCCAAGCTTTTCATAGCCCCCATAAGGACAAATAGTAGATTTGGCAACGCAGAGCCTCTACAACTTGAGCAAAAGGAAGAAATTGCCGATGGTAATACAGTGGCTGTGGTTACCGGATTTATAGGTAGAGACGGCGAGGGTAGATATACAACAGTTGGGCGGGGCGGGAGTGATTACACTGCGACATACATTGGTAAAGAGATAGGAGCGAGAAAGGTCTCGCTTGTGACAGACGCCCCTGGCGTAATGACGGCAGATCCCAAGGAGGTGGAAGACGCCGAGGTGTTGCCGCTGATGTCTATACAAGAGGCTATAGAGGCGGCTAAAGCTGGCGCCAAAAACTTCCACCCACGTACATTTATACCAGTAATTGAGGCGGATATGTCGGTAGAAGTTAGAAGTTATAACAGCAGAGGGACTCTTATTAGCAATATCTATTCGCCGCCGCCCTATAAGATAGTTATTAGATGCGGACAGGGCAGTTGTGTCATAGGGCTAGCGGCATACGAGTTGACAAAACTAGGCGGTGTACCTCTTGGCGCATACAGTATAAAAATAGATATCCCGCCGCGTCAAGCACATGAATACCTAATTAAACCATATATAAAACACATCAAGAGTTATATATGGACCGCTTAA
- the thrC gene encoding threonine synthase, with amino-acid sequence MWRYASMLPLKNGVSLGEGMTPLVKSNLGENLYIKFEGANPTGSFKDRGMALGVTIAKESGASKVVVASTGNTAASAAAYAARAGLKCYVVLPRGNVARGKLIQAALHGAELVMVSGLFDKALEYVVTYGTKYAYPLNSFNPWRLEGQKTLAFEIYEELGCPDYVIVPVGNAGNISAIWKGFKELGELGLCKKLPKMVGVQAEGAAPLATAWQKGLKTPFFIDEPETVATAIKIGKPINWPKAMAAVRESEGFFTTVSDGEILKAQKLLASKDGVGSEPAGAASVAAALKLKLSGTVVAVVTGHALKDPDVVEINAKEVRNAEELVELLER; translated from the coding sequence GTGTGGCGCTATGCCTCAATGTTGCCGCTTAAAAACGGCGTTTCGCTCGGCGAGGGCATGACCCCCCTTGTGAAATCAAACCTAGGCGAAAACTTATACATCAAGTTCGAGGGGGCGAACCCCACGGGTAGTTTTAAAGACAGAGGTATGGCCCTTGGCGTTACTATAGCTAAAGAAAGTGGCGCGTCTAAAGTCGTTGTAGCCTCTACTGGAAATACGGCAGCATCTGCGGCAGCGTATGCCGCAAGAGCTGGGTTAAAGTGTTATGTTGTTTTGCCCAGGGGCAATGTGGCTAGAGGCAAGTTGATACAAGCGGCGTTACACGGCGCAGAGCTTGTAATGGTAAGCGGGTTGTTTGATAAAGCTTTGGAATATGTAGTGACCTACGGCACAAAATATGCATATCCCCTCAACAGCTTTAACCCCTGGAGGTTAGAAGGTCAGAAAACCCTCGCCTTTGAGATATATGAAGAGCTGGGCTGTCCAGACTATGTAATTGTGCCTGTTGGAAATGCTGGAAATATTTCAGCAATCTGGAAAGGCTTTAAAGAACTGGGAGAGCTCGGCTTATGTAAAAAGCTCCCGAAGATGGTCGGAGTACAAGCAGAAGGCGCCGCCCCCTTGGCAACGGCGTGGCAAAAAGGTTTAAAAACCCCCTTCTTTATCGACGAGCCAGAGACTGTGGCTACGGCTATTAAAATTGGAAAGCCTATCAATTGGCCTAAGGCTATGGCCGCAGTGAGAGAGTCAGAGGGCTTTTTCACAACTGTGTCAGACGGCGAGATTTTAAAAGCCCAGAAGTTGCTAGCGTCAAAAGACGGAGTAGGCTCTGAGCCCGCCGGCGCGGCTTCTGTAGCCGCCGCGCTTAAATTAAAGTTAAGCGGGACTGTAGTCGCCGTGGTGACAGGACATGCACTTAAGGACCCAGATGTGGTAGAAATAAATGCAAAAGAGGTGAGAAACGCGGAGGAGTTGGTTGAATTATTGGAAAGATGA
- the argC gene encoding N-acetyl-gamma-glutamyl-phosphate reductase — MKKVCIVGASGFTGGELLRILLQHRGVEIVCATSRRFKGEYVYRVHPNLRGFTQLKFVEPSIDVALKADVVFLALPHGESVKWVPKLYESGVAVFDLSADFRLKDPNAYVEWYKWPQPHPYPDLLQKAVYGQPELHRDELVGAKLVAVPGCMATASILMLAPLAKFGLLSDTPPVVDAKIGSSGAGAEGSVVDLHSFRTYVVRPYEPVHHRHIAEIEQELTRLAGRKVRIAFTPHAVDIVRGIFTTGHVYVEKLPSETDMWRYYRALYGDSKFIRIVKDRLGISRYPNVKYVLGTNIVDLGFELDPRLNRVVTFAAIDNLVRGAAGQAVQAFNIAMGFPEDEGLRQIPIAPL, encoded by the coding sequence ATGAAGAAGGTCTGTATCGTTGGGGCCTCTGGTTTTACCGGCGGCGAGCTTTTACGCATATTGTTACAACACAGAGGAGTAGAGATCGTCTGCGCCACCTCTAGGAGGTTCAAAGGGGAGTATGTATATAGGGTCCACCCTAACCTCAGGGGCTTCACCCAGCTGAAGTTTGTAGAGCCCTCCATAGACGTAGCGCTGAAAGCCGACGTGGTCTTCCTCGCGCTTCCCCACGGCGAGTCAGTGAAGTGGGTGCCCAAGCTCTACGAGTCGGGGGTGGCCGTCTTTGACCTAAGCGCCGACTTCCGGCTTAAAGATCCCAACGCCTACGTTGAGTGGTACAAATGGCCGCAGCCCCACCCATATCCCGACCTCCTCCAGAAGGCCGTCTACGGCCAACCTGAGCTACACCGCGACGAACTCGTCGGTGCTAAGCTAGTGGCTGTACCGGGATGTATGGCGACTGCTTCAATTCTAATGTTGGCGCCTCTGGCAAAATTCGGCTTGTTAAGCGACACACCTCCTGTGGTAGACGCCAAGATAGGATCTAGCGGAGCCGGCGCTGAGGGGTCGGTTGTAGATCTCCACAGCTTTAGGACTTACGTCGTTAGGCCTTACGAACCTGTCCACCACCGCCACATCGCTGAGATAGAACAAGAGCTCACAAGACTTGCGGGCAGAAAGGTGCGTATCGCCTTTACGCCACATGCCGTCGATATAGTACGTGGCATATTTACAACAGGCCATGTATATGTTGAAAAACTTCCAAGCGAGACAGATATGTGGAGATACTACAGAGCTCTATATGGCGATTCGAAATTTATACGGATTGTGAAAGATAGGCTGGGCATCTCGAGGTATCCCAATGTGAAGTATGTACTTGGCACAAATATAGTAGATCTCGGCTTTGAATTAGACCCACGGCTGAATAGAGTGGTCACATTTGCCGCAATTGACAACTTAGTACGTGGCGCGGCTGGACAAGCTGTACAGGCGTTTAATATAGCTATGGGCTTTCCAGAGGACGAGGGATTGAGACAAATACCTATAGCTCCGCTATGA
- a CDS encoding [LysW]-aminoadipate/[LysW]-glutamate kinase produces MIVIKVGGSVVCKDVSKVIQNLPKYADRAIIVHGGGCLVNEMLKRLGIEPKFLTHPGGLTSRYTDLETLKVFVMAMSWINKQIVASLHALGVEALGLTGADLGVVRAKRKEKVLIVDERGRQRVVDGGYVGRVVHIAADRLKPPPLKVLSPIAVSEKGELLNVDGDQLAFDVAKAVGARQLVLLSDVDGLIIGGRVVPHLTAEEAEELVKSEEVRGGMKRKLLMAAEAAKSGIEVVISNGLVENPIDVALNGSGTHIVKNL; encoded by the coding sequence ATGATTGTTATAAAAGTCGGCGGCTCAGTAGTTTGTAAAGACGTCTCTAAAGTAATACAGAACTTGCCTAAATATGCAGATAGAGCCATAATAGTTCACGGGGGAGGTTGTTTAGTAAATGAGATGTTAAAGAGACTTGGGATAGAGCCGAAGTTTTTAACTCACCCCGGGGGTTTAACCAGCCGTTATACAGACTTGGAGACGCTTAAGGTTTTTGTAATGGCTATGTCTTGGATAAATAAACAGATTGTCGCTTCTCTACACGCGCTTGGCGTAGAAGCGCTTGGTCTCACTGGGGCTGATCTCGGCGTTGTAAGAGCGAAGCGGAAAGAAAAAGTTCTTATAGTAGACGAGAGGGGGAGGCAGAGAGTTGTAGACGGGGGGTATGTGGGGAGGGTAGTCCATATAGCTGCCGATAGACTTAAGCCGCCGCCTCTAAAAGTGCTTTCTCCCATAGCGGTGTCAGAAAAGGGCGAGCTTCTCAACGTAGATGGAGATCAACTCGCCTTTGATGTGGCAAAGGCAGTTGGCGCCAGGCAGTTGGTTTTACTAAGCGACGTCGACGGCCTTATAATAGGCGGGAGAGTTGTGCCTCACCTAACGGCAGAGGAGGCGGAGGAGTTGGTAAAAAGCGAAGAGGTGAGGGGAGGTATGAAGAGGAAATTGCTTATGGCTGCAGAAGCTGCAAAGAGCGGCATAGAGGTTGTAATTTCCAACGGCCTTGTGGAAAACCCAATAGACGTTGCGCTTAACGGATCTGGGACTCATATTGTAAAAAACTTGTAG
- a CDS encoding alpha-aminoadipate/glutamate carrier protein LysW, whose amino-acid sequence MATQKLVVKCNVCGTEFELPEDVMDGEITSCPTCGARYIVRIKGGAVSLEEFKGDVEDYGE is encoded by the coding sequence ATGGCGACACAAAAACTAGTGGTAAAATGCAACGTCTGTGGGACAGAGTTTGAACTACCAGAGGATGTTATGGATGGCGAAATAACTAGTTGTCCCACCTGCGGCGCGAGATATATCGTTAGAATCAAGGGAGGCGCTGTGTCGCTAGAGGAATTTAAAGGCGATGTGGAAGACTATGGCGAGTAA
- a CDS encoding argininosuccinate synthase: protein MGASKIVLAYSGGLDTTVAIRWLKEKFNAEIYTVTVDVGQEEDFTKIEERAYKAGATQHFYIDAKREFAEEYITRAILMNGMYEGLYPLGTALARPLIAAKAVDVARRVGADAIAHGSTSKGNDQVRFDVTVKALAPDLKIIAPARIWGMTRAEEIEYARRHGLPISEEHKKYSIDDNLWSRSIEGGPLDDPMAEPGEDAFKWTVSPEKAPQEPVYITIGFKNGIPTSINGEKMDMVSLVTTLNHIGGAHGVGRIDHIENRLVGFKSREVYEAPAAVILFHAHRDLEKLVLTPRELRFKHHVLDPQWADLVYQGLWVEPLRNALEKAAKEMERWATGEVRVKLYKGSVQIVGRDSPYGGYSKELADYSAGWYPSDEEARGFIEIWSLHSLTALRKRQNKL from the coding sequence ATCGGGGCGAGTAAGATAGTCCTCGCCTACTCCGGCGGCCTCGACACCACCGTAGCTATTAGGTGGCTTAAGGAGAAATTTAACGCCGAGATATATACAGTAACTGTTGACGTAGGCCAAGAGGAGGATTTTACAAAAATTGAGGAGCGCGCCTATAAGGCGGGGGCTACTCAACACTTCTATATAGATGCCAAGAGAGAATTTGCCGAAGAGTATATAACACGTGCCATCCTGATGAACGGCATGTACGAAGGGCTGTACCCCTTGGGCACTGCTCTTGCCAGACCTCTAATTGCAGCTAAGGCGGTAGATGTGGCGCGGAGAGTTGGTGCAGATGCCATAGCCCACGGCTCTACTAGCAAGGGCAACGACCAAGTGAGGTTTGACGTAACTGTCAAAGCCCTTGCGCCAGACCTAAAGATCATCGCCCCTGCGAGAATATGGGGTATGACGCGGGCTGAGGAAATTGAATACGCCAGGAGACACGGCTTACCCATCAGCGAGGAGCACAAGAAGTATAGTATTGACGACAACTTATGGAGCCGGTCTATCGAAGGAGGGCCTCTAGACGACCCCATGGCCGAGCCAGGAGAAGACGCCTTCAAATGGACTGTCTCCCCTGAAAAGGCGCCACAAGAGCCTGTCTATATTACCATAGGTTTTAAAAACGGCATACCAACCTCAATAAACGGGGAGAAGATGGACATGGTATCTCTCGTTACAACTCTGAACCACATAGGCGGAGCCCACGGAGTGGGGCGTATAGACCATATCGAAAATAGGCTCGTCGGCTTCAAAAGCAGAGAAGTCTACGAGGCACCCGCCGCCGTGATATTATTCCACGCCCATAGAGACTTAGAAAAGCTCGTACTGACGCCGCGGGAACTTAGGTTTAAACACCACGTCCTAGACCCCCAGTGGGCCGACTTAGTGTACCAAGGCTTATGGGTAGAGCCACTCCGTAACGCACTTGAAAAAGCCGCAAAAGAGATGGAAAGATGGGCCACAGGGGAGGTGAGAGTTAAGCTCTATAAGGGCTCTGTACAAATCGTGGGCCGCGACTCGCCATACGGCGGCTACAGCAAGGAGCTTGCTGACTACAGCGCCGGGTGGTACCCCAGCGACGAAGAAGCTAGAGGATTCATCGAGATATGGAGTCTCCACTCGCTGACTGCCCTTAGGAAGAGACAGAACAAGCTCTAA
- the argH gene encoding argininosuccinate lyase encodes MSFYRSWIGEEGELIKRYTSSIKDDVEIAEEVIKVMEAHVKHLAEVGIMPKEAADAILKTLKEATPEQLLSSEFEDIHEALEKWLIDRLGEETAGWVGLGRSRNDHVAAAIRLAALRKASALRKNVEKMRCILAKKALEYADCAMPSFTHFQPAQAITFGHYLLAVDELAAEFLHVLKAVEKLLKRSPLGAGPAGGTRTPIDRERLAKLAGFEDVVENALYASGSRFFALALASAVVSFLTELSRTVDDLIRWNSPLVGYVAAPDSHVSTSSIMPHKRNLVTLEVFRARAAEALGHLTALNAVVMKIGLGYSLDLQEATRHLWAVLNMATEGVEIFIDFLEKMSFNCVKAREDAERYHSTSSDTAETIALSGVPFRKAYFQLAKEIKEGTARLMSIEEALQRPTRGSANPEEVKKAASTRLVFCREKPL; translated from the coding sequence ATGTCTTTTTACAGGTCTTGGATTGGCGAAGAGGGAGAGTTGATAAAGAGATATACGTCGAGTATTAAAGACGACGTAGAAATAGCGGAGGAAGTCATAAAGGTGATGGAGGCACATGTCAAACATCTGGCTGAGGTCGGCATCATGCCTAAAGAGGCGGCAGACGCCATTTTAAAAACGCTTAAAGAGGCGACTCCAGAGCAGTTGTTAAGTAGCGAGTTTGAAGATATACACGAGGCTCTTGAAAAATGGCTGATAGACCGGCTTGGGGAAGAGACCGCGGGGTGGGTTGGATTAGGCCGCTCTCGTAATGACCACGTCGCTGCGGCTATTAGGCTAGCCGCCCTTAGAAAAGCCAGCGCGCTTAGAAAAAATGTGGAGAAGATGAGATGTATCCTTGCCAAAAAGGCGCTAGAGTATGCAGACTGCGCCATGCCAAGCTTCACCCACTTCCAGCCTGCACAAGCCATAACCTTTGGACACTACCTCTTAGCTGTAGACGAGCTGGCGGCTGAATTCCTCCACGTTTTAAAAGCCGTTGAAAAACTCCTCAAAAGATCGCCGCTTGGAGCAGGACCGGCGGGAGGCACAAGGACGCCCATAGACCGCGAGAGACTCGCCAAACTAGCCGGTTTTGAAGATGTTGTAGAAAACGCCTTGTACGCCTCTGGAAGCCGCTTTTTCGCCCTAGCCCTAGCCTCGGCTGTCGTATCTTTTCTAACAGAGCTGTCACGTACCGTAGACGACTTAATTAGGTGGAACAGCCCCCTCGTGGGGTATGTGGCGGCTCCAGACAGTCACGTCTCGACGAGTAGTATAATGCCGCACAAGAGAAATTTAGTGACACTAGAGGTGTTTAGAGCCAGAGCCGCAGAGGCCCTCGGCCATCTCACAGCGCTCAACGCCGTAGTTATGAAAATTGGGCTGGGCTACAGTTTAGACTTGCAAGAGGCCACGAGACACCTCTGGGCCGTGTTAAATATGGCGACTGAAGGCGTAGAGATATTTATAGACTTTCTAGAAAAAATGTCGTTTAACTGCGTCAAGGCTAGAGAAGATGCCGAAAGATACCACTCCACGTCTTCAGACACCGCAGAGACAATAGCTCTAAGCGGTGTGCCCTTCCGCAAGGCCTACTTCCAACTCGCAAAAGAAATCAAAGAGGGGACGGCAAGACTTATGTCGATAGAGGAGGCCCTCCAGAGGCCAACCCGCGGCTCGGCAAACCCAGAAGAGGTAAAAAAAGCCGCCTCAACACGGCTTGTATTCTGCAGAGAAAAACCACTCTAG